In Besnoitia besnoiti strain Bb-Ger1 chromosome IX, whole genome shotgun sequence, a single genomic region encodes these proteins:
- a CDS encoding hypothetical protein (encoded by transcript BESB_014360) produces MSVREKTRADFLSWSFRAFDPLRRLFDVSGRLARPARGGAFLYNQDTEHGIDVSRAWEAARQYGRRVQAALGAYQRRLEDLEQHKSYLVERIRLDRILRAKEATAKAEALSRVLKQQQVRDQWQNERNEQLRNQALEALHWPLTLGSRHTENERRLQDQLKLLRQEILRHAKAPGGVVFRPGKNECAPLRQTESLSRCASGLSVDSADRVQSGVQNAYAGPSPRKDPDDGDNQGLLLKSRSCEKVVHSAQGHHATGYDFLARSRGGVRRPLEGCAGDPGAGSSSGSASSSSLPKQADKARRSSDSFSGRGGALHAKEPVRLQLLALQYEEEVARLNRPEKRLSLLAQTENSQRIRPFLSRAAPQGECARNLISPTSSSGAAGSQALQTEARREKASPELCLGHRGREDSPARTEQRAAANEGRAGKVESRAKDDARLDSQNLDAASAQSPLPPLVGPRAADLPRETGSHSTSPREAEDCEESQQARGLRSGGCSKREVSAACAVSARHAVCGGTTSPTPRASQGRHDGEVDAASRPGAPSPQVTSDSGSVQKQRVLENEERTECSDTRQAARARSSDPLPVEGSTKLAAADSPKRRMTSSPEGVTHATKKKEKSIAPAPWQIAASPADSLPGDSTFSAKPDKTSEWEIPPHCGKKSDTSFSSASERVRWSPGAEASKDEVPRSEEDEIELLLRGL; encoded by the exons ATGAGTGTAAGAGAAAAGACCCGAGCTGACTTCCTTTCCTGGTCATTTCGTGCTTTCGACCCTCTGAGACGACTGTTTGACGTCTCCG GAAGGCTGGCCCGACCCGCCCGCGGGGGAGCTTTCCTCTACAACCAAGATACAGAACACGGCATAGATGTGTCGCGGGCTTGGGAAGCAGCCCGCCAATACGGTCGGCGAGTGCAAGCAGCTCTCGGCGCGTACCAGCGTCGTCTGGAGGACCTTGAGCAGCACAAAAGTTACCTGGTCGAGAGGATCCGTCTCGACAGAATTCTCAGGGCTAAGGAAGCGACGGCAAAAGCGGAGGCACTGAGCCGCGTTttgaagcagcagcaggtccGAGACCAGTGGCAAAATGAGCGCAACGAGCAGCTGCGAAACCAAGCTTTGGAGGCGCTGCACTGGCCTCTCACTCTCGGGAGTCGCCACACAGAGAACGAGCGGCGACTCCAAGACCAACTTAAACTGCTTCGTCAAGAAATTTTGCGCCACGCTAAAGCGCCCGGTGGAGTCGTGTTCCGACCTGGAAAGAACGAGtgcgcgccgcttcggcaAACGGAATCGTTATCCCGCTGTGCGAGTGGTCTGTCAGTGGACAGCGCAGACAGAGTGCAATCCGGCGTGCAGAACGCATACGCCGGCCCGTCACCCCGCAAAGATCCTGATGACGGCGACAATCAGGGGCTGCTTCTTAAGTCTCGCTCCTGCGAGAAAGTAGTTCATTCCGCGCAAGGTCATCATGCGACAGGCTATGACTTCCTCGCCCGCTCTCGAGGAGGAGTGAGACGACCCCTGGAAGGCTGTGCCGGGGATCCAGGCGCCGGTTCCTCCTCcggctccgcttcctccagcAGCCTTCCAAAACAAGCAGACAAAGCTCGCCGGTCTTCAGACTCTTTCTCGGGTCGCGGAGGGGCACTGCACGCGAAGGAGCCCGTCCGGCTTCAGCTGCTCGCGCTACAGTATGAGGAGGAGGTCGCGCGTTTGAACAGACCCGAAAAAAGACTCTCCTTGCTGGCACAAACGGAGAACTCCCAACGCATCCGacccttcctctcgcgcgctgcgcctcaaGGTGAATGTGCTCGTAACCTCATATCACCCACATCGTCAAGCGGAGCAGCCGGCAGTCAAGCCCTCCAGACTGAAgcaaggagagaaaaagccTCGCCTGAGCTTTGCCTGGGCCATAGAGGTCGTGAGGATTCGCCAGCGCGGACAGAGCAACGTGCCGCGGCGAACGAGGGGCGCGCTGGAAAGGTGGAATCCCGAGCTAAAGACGACGCGAGACTCGACAGCCAGAATCTGGACGCAGCCTCCGCTCAGTCACCCCTGCCGCCGTTAGTAggcccccgcgccgcagatCTACCTCGCGAGACCGGAAGTCATTCTACATCTccgagagaggcggaagactgCGAAGAAAGCCAGCAGGCTCGAGGACTTAGATCAGGAGGATGCAGCAAGCGGGAAGTCtcagctgcgtgcgcggtGTCGGCGAGGCATGCGGTTTGCGGAGGAACGACATCGCCAACGCCCCGCGCGTCGCAAGGCAGGCATGACGGCGAAGTAGACGCTGCCTCCAGACCAGGCGCGCCCTCTCCACAGGTGACCTCAGATTCCGGAAGTGTTCAGAAACAGCGCGTGCTAGAAAATGAGGAGAGGACAGAATGCAGCGACACCCGCCAAGCCGCTCGGGCGCGGAGTAGCGATCCCCTCCCGGTTGAGGGGAGCACGAAACTCGCAGCGGCAGACTCTCCGAAACGCAGGATGACCAGTTCTCCAGAGGGCGTCACGCACGCGacaaagaaaaaagaaaagtcgatcgcgccggcgccatgGCAAatcgccgcgtcgccagcagaCTCGCTGCCTGGCGACTCGACCTTCTCTGCAAAACCCGACAAAACAAGCGAGTGGGAGATACCTCCACATTGCGGAAAAAAGAGCGATACGTCGTTTTCGTCCGCCTCAGAGCGTGTCCGGTGGAGCCCTGGTGCCGAAGCCTCAAAGGATGAAGTCCCGAGAagtgaagaagacgaaatcGAGCTTCTACTGCGAGGTCTCTGA
- a CDS encoding hypothetical protein (encoded by transcript BESB_014350), with protein sequence MAKTSRTASRENAVHLSSPASSLSQSSLLSGMPLLYHQSSLSTLLLATSSRSSDASTDGFSVPTQLLLPDGGVALGLPPSSLLPSRGAGEDTPPTEEERVNRLRQGPVAVFTSESPEEKVRPVRSRLLLLLATLLALELLSVLAVLQGFAVSHSQCSAYAMLHAPQQRLATSLDSFGHSRSVLPVEPDLCAFPTVYGHADASTFFHNIHFSNISVSKDTYPIFPPDSEMPLKPVFGALASSSVRYGFYVALLVFCLSLPAVVGVAVTVHRRQMCAIAASNASGAAAGGVSRVFPSVLPSLLLSACVVVLSGACIFSGLFALQTYFDLLVTVLSFALRAALSRLNSVCVAPRLFLVKASNSPP encoded by the exons ATGGCAAAGACGAGTCggacggcgtcgcgcgagaaCGCTGTGCATCTTTCTTCTCCAGCGTCTTCGCTTTCCCAGTCGTCTCTGCTCTCTGGCATGCCATTGCTGTATCACCAGTCATCTCTGTCGACTTTGCTTCTTGCAACGTCTTCGCGCTCCAGCGACGCTAGCACAGATGGATTTTCGGTCCCCACGCAGCTTCTGCTGCCTGATGGAGGAGTGGCTCTCGGcctcccgccctcctcccttcttccttcgcgaGGAGCTGGAGAGGACACCCCTCCTACGGAGGAGGAGCGTGTCAACCGCCTTAGGCAGGGACCTGTGGCTGTTTTCACGTCCGAATCACCTG aggagaaagtCCGACCCGTGCGGTCACGGCTTCTGCTGCTGTTGGCGACTCTGCTTGCCCTAGAGCTCCTCAGCGTGCTCGCCGTCTTGCAAG GATTTGCCGTTTCACATTCGCAGTGTTCCGCGTACGCgatgctgcatgcgccgcagcaACGCCTGGCGACCTCCTTAGAT TCGTTTGGACATAGCCGGTCAGTACTGCCGGTGGAACCTGATCTA TGCGCTTTTCCCACGGTCTACGGGCACGCAGATGCTTCAACATTCTTCCATAATATCCACTTTTCCAATATATCAGTCA GCAAGGACACCTATCCGATTTTTCCGCCGGATTCAGAGATGCCTCTGAAGCCTGTTTTCGGGGCTCTGGCGTCCTCTTCCGTCCGCTACGGCTTCTACGTCGCTTTGCTGGTTTTCTGCctttcgctgccggcggTCGTGGGCGTCGCGGTGACCGTCCACCGGAGACAGATGTGCGCGATTGCGGCGAGCAACGCGAGTGGTGCAGCCGCTGGAGGTGTCTCGCGTGTCTTCCCGTCTGTCCtgccctctctgcttctctcggcgTGCGTAGTTGTGCTGTCGGGAGCCTGCATCTTTTCAGGTCTATTCGCGCTGCAAACGTACTTTGACCTCCTGGTCACAGTTCTGTCTTTCGCGCTGCGTGCCGCGCTCAGTCGCCTGAACAGTGTCTGTGTGGCGCCCCGTCTCTTTCTTGTGAAGGCGAGCAACAGTCCGCCGTAA
- a CDS encoding hypothetical protein (encoded by transcript BESB_014340), whose translation MSDYGGEGAPPPGQQPSMCQDAVERMLDGLAVVGRVFRGAYTTSASCVRRVSYSVKETVVQNWDRCTGKWDTEASRPNRPREGVVYFSGGESDDADSTSQETDDSA comes from the exons ATGAGTGACtacggcggcgagggcgcgcctccgccggggcAGCAACCTTCCATGTGCCAGGACGCCGTTGAAAGGATGCTCGACGGCTTAGCT gTCGTTGGGCGCGTCTTTCGCGGGGCGTACacgacgagcgcgagctgcgtgcgccgcgtTTCGTACTCCGTCAAAGAGACTGTGGTTCAGAACTGGGATCGCTGTACTGGCAAGTGGGACACTGAAGCCAGCCGACCGAACCGaccgcgcgaaggcgtcgtgtacttcagcggcggcgagtcaGATGACGCAGACAGCACCAGCCAGGAGACCGACGACAGTGCGTGA
- a CDS encoding hypothetical protein (encoded by transcript BESB_014330) codes for MLRHPSRAALDAVSLLSESHSRSAPPFGSSLSLRLSFSSSLPAVARALRFFPVSPFLLPSCLSPSARSVGSLSSPVLCLSPPACSSSSPPCLLLASFSSSASSRRAAPRAASRSRSLFAEELAACDTSAQVLQLLRTPAFSASSSSPSGSRSPYACPSAVLLLPDDCLAFLNALLRVQHVKRSGADFVFFCDVLENAMRRFNASAERERRASAETGRAAQALERNLLDCIRGKTRKAESLTERGAGNAAGAAERSESEGTRREGDESEQRQIKPSSSASCCRSSPISRRRSHSSKWYQTPRAERARRQKKAEKGTSGESEIRERERAPYLEPHLPYLSAFDAAECVWALATLQPPEWRVKNGALLRRLLDRLLATKSGAPRIELAEETTQEDDLDWVRGWSRGKRPEDRHARAAGGDKGDTEDGDLLLDSLSSLMIYRVVFGLAKLDFRCVLSQQVLQALAPKIRRTLEEEGSAAFPTRYLVRLTWSYARLRVRDGPLFVAFAHFLAEAVDGLSYEELKVVKHVFEALEFWDRRLLGAVDELLHQLQELGPDETYRQPRSRPFNNRPRRVGSTFYSRARI; via the exons ATGCTTCGCCATccgtcgcgcgcagcgctagatgctgtctctctcttaTCTGAAAGTCACTCGCGGTCAGCGCCGCCTTTCGGATCGTccttgtctctgcgtctcagcttttcttcttccctgcCTGCTGTCGCCAGAGCTTTGCGTTTCTTCCCGGTCTCTCCGTTTCTGCTGCCGTCTTGcctgtcgccttccgcgcggtCGGTGGGCTCTCTATCGTCTCCTGTGCTCTGTCTCAGCCCGCCTGCAtgttcctcttcttctcctccctgcCTTTTGTTagcgtctttttcttcgtctgcctcttcgcggcgcgccgcgcctcgcgcggcttcgcgctcgcggtcgctgtttgctgaggagctcgccgcctgcgacacTTCGGCTCAGgtgcttcagctgctgcgcacgccggccttctcggcctcttcttcttcgcctaGTGGGAGCCGATCGCCATACGCTTGCCCGTCggcggtgctgctgctgccggaCGACTGCCTGGCGTTTTTGAATGCGCTCCTTCGTGTGCAGCATGTgaagcgaagcggcgcagacttcgtcttcttctgcgacGTCTTGGAGAACGCGATGCGGCGATTCAACGCgtccgccgagcgcgagcgccgcgcgagtgcagagaccgggcgcgcggcgcaggctctGGAGAGAAACCTCCTCGACTGCATCCGCGGAAAGACTCGCAAGGCGGAGTCGCTGacggagcgcggcgcaggcaacGCAGCGGgagccgcagagcgcagcgagagcgaggggacaaggagagagggagacgaatCAGAGCAGCGGCAGATCAAGCCAAGTTCGTCCGCATCGTGCTGCAGAAGCTCGCCGATCTCAAGGCGCCGCTCGCATTCCAGCAAATGGTACCAGACCCCACGCGCcgagcgggcgaggagacaaaaaaaagcggaaaaagGGACTtctggagagagcgagattagagaaagagagaga GCACCATACCTGGAGCCGCACCTTCCCTACTTGTCCGCattcgacgccgcggagtgcGTCTGGGCGCTCGCcacgctgcagcctccgGAGTGGCGCGTGAAGaacggcgcgctgctgcgccgacTCCTCGACCGTCTGCtggcgacgaagagcggcGCACCGCGAATTGAACTCGCCGAGGAAACGACGCAAGAGGATGACCTGGACTGGGTGCGGGGGTGGAGTCGCGGCAAGCGGCCTGAAGACCGACACGCGCgggcagcaggcggagacaaAGGAGAcacggaagacggcgaccTCCTGCTCGACAGCTTGTCGAGCCTGATGATCTACAGGgtcgtcttcggcctcgcgaAACTCGACTTCCGCTGCGTGCTGTCTCAGCAGGTGCTTCAAGCTCTGGCGCCAAAAA TTCGAAGGAcgctggaggaggaaggctCCGCGGCTTTCCCGACGCGGTATTTGGTTCGCCTGACCTGGTCGTatgcgcggctgcgagtgCGAGACGGCCCGCTCTTCGTTGCCTTTGCACATTTTCTCGCG GAGGCCGTCGATGGGCTGAGTTACGAAGAACTGAAGGTCGTCAAACACGTCTTTGAAGCACTTGAATTCTG ggatcgccgccttctcggcgcggTTGACGAGCTGCTTCATCAGCTGCAGGAGTTGGGAC CTGACGAGACCTACCGCCAGCCGCGGAGCAGGCCCTTCAATAACCGACCGCGAAGAGTAGGTTCCACTTTCTACAGTAGAGCTCGAATATAG